A stretch of the Drosophila sulfurigaster albostrigata strain 15112-1811.04 chromosome 2L, ASM2355843v2, whole genome shotgun sequence genome encodes the following:
- the LOC133838988 gene encoding importin subunit alpha, with amino-acid sequence MNKADGSAHQGHYKANSLNTQDSRMRRHEVTIELRKSKKEDQMFKRRNINDEDLTSPLKEVNGQSPVQLSVDEIVIAMNSKDQERQFLGMQQARKMLSRERNPPIDLMIGHGIVPICISFLQNTGNTMLQFEAAWALTNIASGTSEQTRCVIEQDAVPHFIALLQSKSINLAEQAVWALGNIAGDGAAARDIVIHNNVIDGILPLINNDTPISFLRNIVWLMSNLCRNKNPSPPFEQVKRLLPVLSQLLLSQDIQVLADACWALSYVTDDDNHKIQAVVDTDAVPKLVNLLKTDEPSIIVPALRSVGNIVTGTDQQTDVVIASNGLPKLGLLLQHPKGNIVKEAAWTVSNITAGNQKQIQAVIDAGIFHQIRHVLEKGDFKAQKEAAWAVTNTTTSGTPEQIVELIEKNKILKPFINLLDAKDPRTIKVVQTGLSNLFALAEKMGGTENLCLMVEELGGLDKLEALQQHENEEVYKKAYAIIDTYFNTGDDEAEQKLAPQEVNGALEFNATQPKAPEGGYSF; translated from the exons ATGAACAAAGCGGATGGAAGTGCACACCAGGGCCACTACAAGGCAAACTCTCTTAACACGCAG GACTCGCGCATGCGCCGCCATGAGGTGACCATCGAGTTGCGCAAATCTAAGAAAGAGGATCAGATGTTCAAACGTCGTAACATCAATGACGAAGACCTCACCTCACCTCTCAAGGAGGTCAACGGCCAATCGCCAGTGCAACTGTCGGTCGATGAGATTGTGATTGCCATGAACAGCAAGGATCAGGAGCGACAGTTCCTGGGTATGCAGCAGGCCCGCAAGATGCTAAGTCGTGAACGCAATCCGCCCATTGATCTGATGATCGGGCATGGCATTGTGCCAATTTGCATTAGCTTCCTTCAGAATACTGGCAA CACCATGCTGCAATTCGAAGCCGCTTGGGCCCTGACCAATATCGCCTCTGGCACATCTGAGCAAACTCGTTGCGTGATAGAACAGGATGCAGTGCCGCATTTTATTGCCCTGTTGCAGTCAAAGTCCATAAATCTGGCTGAGCAGGCTGTTTGGGCACTCGGAAACATTGCTGGCGATGGCGCCGCGGCACGTGACATTGTTATCCACAATAATGTGATCGATGGCATCTTGCCACTAATCAATAATGACACACCCATCTCGTTCCTACGCAACATTGTCTGGCTCATGTCAAACTTGTGTCGCAACAAGAATCCATCGCCACCCTTTGAGCAGGTGAAGCGCTTGTTGCCAGTACTGTCTCAATTGCTTCTTAGCCAAGACATCCAGGTGTTGGCCGATGCCTGTTGGGCACTCTCCTACGTCACTGACGATGACAACCACAAAATACAGGCGGTCGTCGATACGGATGCAGTGCCAAAGCTGGTGAATCTTCTCAAGACTGATGAACCCAGTATCATTGTGCCGGCCCTACGTAGTGTGGGCAACATAGTAACTGGAACGGATCAGCAG aCCGATGTGGTTATAGCCTCTAATGGTTTGCCCAAACTAGGCTTGTTGCTGCAGCACCCCAAGGGTAATATTGTCAAGGAGGCGGCATGGACTGTAAGCAACATTACAGCCGGCAATCAGAAACAGATTCAGGCGGTAATCGATGCGGGCATCTTTCACCAGATTCGTCATGTGCTTGAGAAGGGAGATTTCAAGGCCCAAAAAGAGGCAGCTTGGGCAGTGACCAATACTACCACTTCGGGTACACCCGAGCAAATTGTGGAATTAATAGAAAAGAACAAGATATTGAAGCCCTTCATTAATTTGCTGGATGCCAAAGATCCCCGCACCATCAAGGTGGTCCAAACAGGACTTTCCAATCTCTTTGCACTTGCTGAGAAAATGGGTGGCACCGAAAATCTATGCCTGATGGTGGAGGAGTTGGGTGGTCTCGATAAGCTAGAGGCGTTGCAGCAACACGAGAACGAAGAGGTCTACAAGAAGGCCTATGCCATCATTGATACCTACTTCAACACTGGCGACGACGAGGCCGAGCAGAAACTTGCGCCCCAGGAGGTTAATGGCGCATTGGAGTTTAATGCCACACAGCCAAAGGCGCCCGAGGGTGGATATTCCTTCTAA
- the LOC133834977 gene encoding serine protease inhibitor 42Dd isoform X1 yields MILNCIGPKYATKNLIRMSSTPASSSNLPPELNLGAEIFHIIAASAEDQNVIISPLLLEVTLTLLYLGSDGATAEELQKLLKLKDRFVSNAKMANFYAAELNAATSDADTKIQLENRLFLQQNSGVAVADDFQKIAQTFFHATAECVDLQQTEKLSRHITDNILASIGGGNWQQQLQVNGGQMASMLLLLAARLQSKWFLPFSAYRTGLYEFHNNDGSSNVAKSVPMLFDDDMFVKYAELRELNSRAIELPYEHEDELAMLLILPNQRDASALAHLESQLRTVDLGDLQQQMQMESVQVLLPKFSIDFECSLRQALKQMGFSEIFSSAANFKHLHSASTNLPILDVLQKLRIDLNESGSGSALPQPAAGYKPIVISNSSRQKFFRADHPFFFAIRGPNVTHFIGHVVSF; encoded by the exons atgattttaaattgt ATCGGTCCCAAATACGCCACGAAAAACCTTATCAGAATGAGCTCTACACCTGCCTCCAGCTCCAATCTACCGCCAGAACTCAATCTTGGAGCGGAGATATTCCACATCATTGCAGCTTCAGCTGAAGATCAAAATGTGATCATATCTCCGCTGTTGCTAGAGGTGACACTGACACTGCTCTATCTGGGCTCAGATGGGGCCACTGCCGAGGAACTGCAAAAGCTGTTAAAGTTAAAGGATCGCTTTGTGAGCAATGCTAAAATGGCCAACTTCTATGCCGCCGAATTGAATGCGGCGACAAGCGATGCAGATACTAAGATCCAGCTGGAAAATCGCCTGTTTCTGCAACAAAACTCTGGTGTAGCAGTTGCCGATGACTTTCAGAAGATTGCACAAACCTTTTTCCATGCGACGGCAGAGTGTGTGGACTTACAGCAAACCGAGAAGCTATCTCGCCACATCACCGATAATATCTTGGCCAGCATTGGCGGCGGCAactggcagcaacagcttcagGTGAATGGTGGTCAGATGGCAtccatgttgctgttgctggcggcACGACTGCAAAGCAAATGGTTCTTGCCATTCAGTGCGTATCGCACTGGCCTCTATGAGTTCCACAACaacgacggcagcagcaatgttGCGAAGTCGGTGCCCATGCTCTTTGACGATGATATGTTTGTAAAGTACGCCGAGTTGCGGGAGCTCAATTCACGTGCCATTGAATTGCCGTACGAGCATGAGGACGAATTGGCAATGCTTCTAATCCTGCCCAATCAGCGCGATGCCTCGGCCTTAGCCCATCTGGAGTCTCAATTGCGTACTGTCGATCTCGGTGacttgcagcagcaaatgcaaatggaaagcGTTCAAGTCTTGCTGCCCAAATTTAGCATCGACTTCGAATGTAGTTTGCGACAAGCGCTCAAACAA ATGGGCTTTTCGGAGATCTTTAGTTCCGCTGCCAACTTTAAGCATTTGCACTCAGCTTCCACCAACCTGCCTATTCTCGACGTCCTACAGAAATTGCGCATTGACCTAAATGAATCCGGCTCTGGCTCAGCGTTACCACAACCGGCAGCAG gatATAAGCCGATTGTCATTAGCAATTCCTCGCGGCAAAAATTCTTTCGGGCGGATCATCCATTTTTCTTTGCCATCCGCGGGCCGAATGTGACCCACTTTATTGGGCATGTGGTTAGTTTTTAA
- the LOC133834977 gene encoding serine protease inhibitor 42Dd isoform X2, with translation MSSTPASSSNLPPELNLGAEIFHIIAASAEDQNVIISPLLLEVTLTLLYLGSDGATAEELQKLLKLKDRFVSNAKMANFYAAELNAATSDADTKIQLENRLFLQQNSGVAVADDFQKIAQTFFHATAECVDLQQTEKLSRHITDNILASIGGGNWQQQLQVNGGQMASMLLLLAARLQSKWFLPFSAYRTGLYEFHNNDGSSNVAKSVPMLFDDDMFVKYAELRELNSRAIELPYEHEDELAMLLILPNQRDASALAHLESQLRTVDLGDLQQQMQMESVQVLLPKFSIDFECSLRQALKQMGFSEIFSSAANFKHLHSASTNLPILDVLQKLRIDLNESGSGSALPQPAAGYKPIVISNSSRQKFFRADHPFFFAIRGPNVTHFIGHVVSF, from the exons ATGAGCTCTACACCTGCCTCCAGCTCCAATCTACCGCCAGAACTCAATCTTGGAGCGGAGATATTCCACATCATTGCAGCTTCAGCTGAAGATCAAAATGTGATCATATCTCCGCTGTTGCTAGAGGTGACACTGACACTGCTCTATCTGGGCTCAGATGGGGCCACTGCCGAGGAACTGCAAAAGCTGTTAAAGTTAAAGGATCGCTTTGTGAGCAATGCTAAAATGGCCAACTTCTATGCCGCCGAATTGAATGCGGCGACAAGCGATGCAGATACTAAGATCCAGCTGGAAAATCGCCTGTTTCTGCAACAAAACTCTGGTGTAGCAGTTGCCGATGACTTTCAGAAGATTGCACAAACCTTTTTCCATGCGACGGCAGAGTGTGTGGACTTACAGCAAACCGAGAAGCTATCTCGCCACATCACCGATAATATCTTGGCCAGCATTGGCGGCGGCAactggcagcaacagcttcagGTGAATGGTGGTCAGATGGCAtccatgttgctgttgctggcggcACGACTGCAAAGCAAATGGTTCTTGCCATTCAGTGCGTATCGCACTGGCCTCTATGAGTTCCACAACaacgacggcagcagcaatgttGCGAAGTCGGTGCCCATGCTCTTTGACGATGATATGTTTGTAAAGTACGCCGAGTTGCGGGAGCTCAATTCACGTGCCATTGAATTGCCGTACGAGCATGAGGACGAATTGGCAATGCTTCTAATCCTGCCCAATCAGCGCGATGCCTCGGCCTTAGCCCATCTGGAGTCTCAATTGCGTACTGTCGATCTCGGTGacttgcagcagcaaatgcaaatggaaagcGTTCAAGTCTTGCTGCCCAAATTTAGCATCGACTTCGAATGTAGTTTGCGACAAGCGCTCAAACAA ATGGGCTTTTCGGAGATCTTTAGTTCCGCTGCCAACTTTAAGCATTTGCACTCAGCTTCCACCAACCTGCCTATTCTCGACGTCCTACAGAAATTGCGCATTGACCTAAATGAATCCGGCTCTGGCTCAGCGTTACCACAACCGGCAGCAG gatATAAGCCGATTGTCATTAGCAATTCCTCGCGGCAAAAATTCTTTCGGGCGGATCATCCATTTTTCTTTGCCATCCGCGGGCCGAATGTGACCCACTTTATTGGGCATGTGGTTAGTTTTTAA
- the LOC133850437 gene encoding uncharacterized protein LOC133850437: protein MASRFLTALSLMALAGSSLGGFAATYAGYHPGFATYQAAPAVYHATPAAALYHQAAAAPVLAKTLLPAAPIYTKSYAVPSPFVKAVAPVAAVAPVAAPVVSTYAAPAIAPVVKTVAPIVKQVELESTPRYDFSYGVHDSLTGDIKSQVESRDGGNVVGSYSVLDADGYKRTVTYTADDINGFNAVVHREPVVAARAAVVAPVAAAPVVAAAPVVATAPVVAAPATFPAPIYYPQAQQQVFQPQQQLFQPQQVNVEQESEVVEAPRQPEQEPAPIDYTEEQQQQQQLYPQDQQFPPYPSASPAPADSSDGDNDSDVVEARVAKENGSTTPAPAPVNEDNKEEDKKSA, encoded by the exons ATGGCAAGTCGA TTTCTGACCGCACTCTCCCTGATGGCGCTCGCTGGCAGCAGTCTAGGTGGCTTCGCAGCCACGTACGCTGGTTACCATCCCGGTTTTGCCACCTATCAGGCAGCTCCCGCTGTCTACCATGCGAcaccagctgctgctctctaTCATCAGGCAGCGGCGGCTCCAGTGTTGGCCAAAACGCTGCTCCCAGCTGCACCGATTTACACAAAGTCATACGCTGTGCCCTCGCCCTTTGTGAAGGCTGTTGCTCcggttgctgcagttgctccagTGGCTGCCCCCGTTGTGAGCACTTATGCAGCTCCCGCTATCGCTCCCGTTGTGAAGACCGTTGCCCCGATTGTCAAGCAGGTGGAACTGGAGTCTACGCCCCGTTACGATTTCTCCTATGGCGTCCATGACTCGCTCACCGGCGACATCAAGAGCCAAGTGGAAAGCCGCGACGGTGGTAATGTGGTTGGCTCCTACAGCGTTCTCGATGCCGATGGCTATAAGCGCACAGTGACCTACACCGCCGACGACATCAATGGCTTCAATGCTGTGGTGCACCGTGAGCCTGTGGTTGCTGCCCGTGCTGCAGTCGTCGCACCTGTTGCCGCCGCTCCAGTGGTTGCCGCTGCTCCAGTGGTTGCCACTGCTCCAGTGGTTGCCGCTCCAGCCACATTCCCCGCACCCATCTACTACCCACAAGCCCAGCAGCAAGTGTtccagccacaacagcagctttTCCAGCCACAACAGGTTAATGTCGAGCAGGAGAGCGAAGTTGTGGAGGCACCTCGTCAGCCCGAACAGGAGCCAGCGCCCATTGACTACacggaggagcagcagcaacagcagcagctttacCCACAGGATCAGCAGTTCCCACCTTATCCATCAGCGTCTCCAGCTCCGGCTGACTCCAGCGATGGCGACAACGATTCCGATGTGGTAGAAGCCCGTGTTGCTAAGGAAAACGGTTCCACTAccccagctccagctccagtgaACGAGGACAATAAGGAGGAGGACAAAAAATCGGCATAA